Proteins encoded together in one Terriglobia bacterium window:
- a CDS encoding ester cyclase, whose product MLKPDLAQLWEEHTRHEFATRDTESTLDTMVDDAYVNHIPVMTGGYGKSALRTFYSQDFIPNMPPDTTLTPISRTVGEDQLVDEMIFSFTHTQEMPWMLPGVPPTNRRVEVPLVAIVKFRDGKLAHEHIYWDQASVLKQIGLLNDPRLPVFGVETARKAVDPRFDHKAHGR is encoded by the coding sequence TCGCCACGCGCGACACTGAGTCCACGCTGGACACCATGGTGGACGACGCCTACGTCAACCACATTCCGGTGATGACCGGCGGTTACGGCAAGAGCGCGCTGCGCACGTTCTACTCGCAGGACTTTATTCCCAACATGCCGCCAGACACCACGCTCACGCCTATCTCCCGCACCGTGGGCGAAGACCAACTGGTGGACGAGATGATCTTCTCCTTTACCCACACACAGGAGATGCCCTGGATGCTGCCCGGTGTCCCGCCGACGAACCGCCGGGTGGAAGTCCCCTTGGTGGCGATCGTGAAGTTCCGCGACGGCAAACTGGCGCACGAGCATATCTATTGGGACCAGGCGTCCGTGCTCAAGCAGATTGGGTTGCTGAATGACCCGCGGTTGCCGGTCTTCGGCGTGGAGACCGCGCGCAAAGCCGTGGATCCGCGGTTCGATCACAAAGCTCACGGCAGGTGA